One region of Halomonas huangheensis genomic DNA includes:
- a CDS encoding benzoate/H(+) symporter BenE family transporter, translating to MFKDWSLSAVTAGFLAVLISYSGPLAIFFQAAQSADISSGMMTSWVWAISLGAAVSGIGLSLWLKVPVITAWSAPGTALLVTLFPGLSLNEAIGAYLTAAVLILLIGITGTFDRLVRAIPPGIAAGMMAGILFQFGLGAFQTIESTPLLAVGMLAAYLVFKSLAPRYSLILLLITGIMLAVGLEGASLEGVRWTLATPTLITPQWSWHATLSLALPLALVSLTGQFLPGMAILRGAGYKCSARPILTVTSLASLPTALFGGITTVVAAITAAICTGKEAHENPDKRYVAGIANGAFYLIGGLFAGTIVTLFTTLPGAFIAVLAGLALIGAITSNLSVVIDARDHREASVITFMATASGMSLLGLGSAFWGMVIGVVAYLILHRTHRVKTPQTASATGQEKG from the coding sequence ATGTTCAAGGACTGGTCGCTATCCGCCGTGACCGCGGGTTTTCTGGCAGTACTGATTTCCTATTCCGGTCCGCTGGCGATCTTCTTCCAGGCCGCTCAGAGCGCCGACATCTCGAGTGGCATGATGACCTCGTGGGTGTGGGCAATTTCCCTCGGTGCAGCCGTCTCAGGCATAGGGCTCAGTCTGTGGCTCAAGGTACCGGTAATCACCGCCTGGTCAGCACCTGGCACGGCGCTGCTGGTCACGCTGTTCCCCGGGCTTTCCCTCAACGAAGCAATAGGCGCTTACCTCACCGCTGCCGTGCTGATTCTACTGATCGGCATCACCGGCACTTTCGATCGTCTGGTGCGGGCCATTCCCCCCGGCATCGCTGCCGGCATGATGGCAGGCATCCTGTTTCAGTTTGGACTGGGGGCTTTCCAGACCATCGAGTCGACGCCGCTACTGGCAGTGGGCATGCTCGCCGCCTATCTGGTCTTCAAGAGTCTAGCCCCGCGCTATAGCCTGATACTGTTGCTGATCACCGGCATCATGCTAGCGGTGGGTCTCGAGGGTGCATCACTGGAAGGCGTACGCTGGACACTGGCAACCCCAACCCTGATCACTCCGCAATGGAGCTGGCACGCGACCTTGAGCCTGGCACTGCCACTGGCGCTGGTCAGCCTGACCGGACAATTCCTGCCCGGCATGGCCATCCTGCGTGGAGCCGGCTATAAGTGCTCGGCACGCCCTATCCTCACCGTCACCAGCCTCGCCTCATTGCCAACAGCGCTGTTCGGTGGCATCACCACCGTAGTGGCAGCCATCACCGCAGCAATCTGCACCGGCAAGGAGGCGCATGAGAACCCCGACAAACGCTATGTGGCCGGTATCGCCAATGGCGCCTTCTACCTGATCGGTGGCCTGTTCGCCGGCACCATCGTCACCCTGTTCACCACCCTACCAGGCGCATTCATTGCGGTGCTCGCCGGGCTTGCACTGATCGGTGCCATCACCAGCAACCTCAGCGTGGTCATCGACGCCAGAGACCACCGCGAAGCCTCGGTCATTACCTTCATGGCCACCGCCTCGGGAATGAGTTTGCTCGGCCTCGGCTCGGCGTTCTGGGGCATGGTGATCGGCGTAGTGGCGTATCTGATCCTGCACAGAACGCATCGGGTCAAGACACCGCAAACCGCATCCGCTACTGGGCAGGAAAAGGGATAA
- a CDS encoding benzoate/H(+) symporter BenE family transporter: MATDAKDHREASVITFMATASGMSLLGLGSAFWGMMIGVVAYLILHRTNRVKTPRTASATGGKEKG; encoded by the coding sequence GTGGCCACCGATGCCAAAGACCACCGCGAAGCCTCGGTCATTACCTTCATGGCCACCGCCTCGGGAATGAGTTTGCTCGGCCTCGGCTCGGCCTTCTGGGGCATGATGATCGGCGTGGTGGCGTATCTGATCCTGCACAGGACGAATCGGGTCAAGACACCACGGACAGCGTCCGCCACTGGTGGGAAGGAAAAAGGATAA
- a CDS encoding zinc-dependent alcohol dehydrogenase family protein → MKAVRWTNGDEPELELHNESTPTPGNHEVLVRVHAASLNFRDQAILDGQYGGPTQENGVPLSDGAGEVVSVGDHVTRTKIGDRVTASCNPHWIGGPMHAEYHSNSLGISADGWLSEYILVHENAIVHLPDCVSYVEAASLPCAAVTAWTGLSLLSPLQPGQTVLVQGTGGVALFSLQVARMFGARVLAITSSDEKAEKLKALGAESVVNYRTFPDWDREILELTHGKGVDKVIDIAGEKTIVKSAASCRIGGEIVVVGFTSGFGGGLPPIDILSRSLRVAGTAIGPRLNFEALLAAMAQHEVKPVIDRVYPFAEYREAYERLASGNHVGKIVIDVAG, encoded by the coding sequence ATGAAAGCCGTAAGATGGACTAATGGTGACGAACCAGAATTGGAGCTGCACAACGAATCGACACCTACTCCAGGAAACCATGAGGTGCTGGTTCGGGTTCACGCTGCCTCCCTTAACTTTCGTGACCAAGCGATATTGGATGGCCAATATGGCGGGCCAACCCAGGAAAATGGTGTCCCTCTATCAGACGGTGCTGGAGAGGTCGTTTCTGTTGGAGACCATGTAACCCGTACCAAAATTGGCGACCGGGTCACGGCAAGCTGCAATCCGCACTGGATTGGTGGCCCTATGCACGCAGAGTACCATTCGAACAGCTTGGGAATATCAGCAGACGGGTGGTTAAGTGAGTATATTCTCGTACACGAAAACGCCATTGTGCATCTGCCCGATTGCGTATCGTACGTAGAGGCGGCATCGTTGCCTTGTGCAGCGGTTACGGCCTGGACAGGCCTCAGTTTGTTGTCGCCCCTTCAGCCCGGTCAAACAGTACTGGTTCAGGGGACGGGCGGTGTCGCGCTATTTTCTCTCCAGGTGGCACGGATGTTCGGAGCGCGTGTTCTGGCAATCACCTCTAGCGACGAAAAGGCCGAGAAACTGAAAGCGTTGGGCGCAGAATCGGTTGTCAACTACCGCACCTTCCCGGACTGGGATCGTGAGATCCTTGAACTGACTCATGGCAAGGGTGTCGATAAGGTTATCGATATCGCGGGAGAGAAAACCATCGTAAAATCTGCGGCATCGTGCCGAATTGGAGGAGAGATTGTGGTGGTTGGGTTCACCAGCGGCTTCGGTGGTGGCTTGCCTCCTATCGACATCCTTTCGCGTTCTCTCCGGGTAGCAGGTACGGCTATCGGTCCTCGACTGAATTTCGAAGCGCTGCTCGCTGCAATGGCCCAGCATGAAGTGAAACCAGTCATTGATAGAGTTTATCCGTTCGCGGAATACCGTGAGGCGTACGAACGGCTTGCCAGCGGGAATCATGTCGGCAAGATAGTTATCGACGTGGCCGGGTGA
- a CDS encoding NADPH-dependent F420 reductase: MKIGVIGIGNIGGTLARELIAAGHQVRVANSRGPDDVRPFAEEIGAEAVDTRGAVDGVGLVILAIPLSGIARLPRSLFDGVPQTVPIVTTSNYYPELGDSRIPEIDAGQVESVWVSEQLGFPVIKAFNNILAHSLANLGRPQGTEDRLAIAVAGDNAVQKRMVMGLVADIGFDPVDGGTLEESWRQQPSTPAYCCDWDAETMRKALAAAVEGEAPGKRAQLPEQFGTLGATPSHTDIVALNRSLNWPA, from the coding sequence ATGAAAATTGGCGTAATTGGTATCGGCAATATCGGCGGTACGCTTGCCCGAGAGTTAATCGCTGCGGGACACCAGGTTCGTGTTGCAAACTCCAGGGGCCCTGACGACGTTCGGCCGTTCGCGGAAGAAATCGGCGCTGAGGCTGTCGACACTCGTGGCGCGGTCGATGGGGTAGGGCTGGTTATCCTGGCAATCCCGCTCTCCGGCATTGCCAGGCTACCCAGATCGCTCTTCGATGGGGTCCCCCAGACAGTTCCAATCGTCACTACCAGCAACTACTACCCGGAGTTAGGCGATTCTCGGATCCCCGAAATTGATGCGGGGCAGGTAGAGAGCGTATGGGTCTCGGAACAGCTTGGTTTTCCCGTGATCAAGGCCTTCAACAACATTCTGGCGCATTCACTGGCGAACCTGGGACGCCCACAAGGGACGGAAGATCGCCTGGCCATCGCGGTAGCCGGTGACAATGCCGTGCAAAAACGCATGGTCATGGGGCTAGTAGCCGATATCGGTTTCGACCCGGTCGATGGCGGTACGCTGGAGGAGTCGTGGCGACAGCAACCGTCAACGCCGGCTTACTGCTGCGACTGGGACGCCGAGACAATGCGCAAAGCTCTGGCTGCTGCAGTGGAAGGTGAAGCACCTGGGAAGCGCGCTCAGTTGCCTGAGCAATTTGGGACTCTCGGTGCGACTCCGTCCCACACTGATATCGTCGCTCTCAATCGCTCCTTGAATTGGCCTGCCTGA
- a CDS encoding winged helix-turn-helix transcriptional regulator has translation MGDRDWRCEDPNQQLIWATATSETLRVLEGKWKIVIICQLFAAKAPLRFSELERRVEGVNQKMLIQQLRQLEKDGIVTRRVYPQVPPKVEYTLTEMGVALGPSIEALIDWAFMRRAALDHQTENT, from the coding sequence ATGGGGGATCGAGATTGGCGCTGCGAAGATCCCAATCAGCAGCTCATCTGGGCGACCGCAACAAGCGAGACCTTGAGAGTGCTTGAAGGGAAATGGAAGATCGTCATTATCTGTCAGCTGTTTGCGGCAAAAGCGCCGTTGCGGTTCTCAGAGCTGGAGCGACGTGTCGAAGGGGTAAACCAGAAGATGCTGATTCAACAGCTCAGACAGTTGGAGAAGGATGGCATTGTTACGCGGAGGGTCTACCCACAAGTGCCTCCCAAGGTGGAGTACACGTTGACCGAGATGGGAGTCGCACTCGGCCCTTCGATAGAAGCGCTTATTGATTGGGCCTTTATGCGCCGCGCAGCACTTGACCACCAAACCGAAAATACATGA
- a CDS encoding PaaI family thioesterase, producing MTAPIDAMNPEETLALWQNEEVAVRARLQTVPGVASPAQVVGRSGLQILEALLSGELPPPPMAATLDFTPVSIEPGHAVFLGRPGSKYYNPMGTVHGGWYAAMLDTVMGCAVHSTLDAGKGYTTLELKLNLVRALTEAIPLVRAEGWLVHGGRQVATAEGRILGPDGKLYAHASTTCLIFDQGS from the coding sequence ATGACTGCACCAATCGACGCGATGAACCCTGAAGAAACGCTTGCTCTCTGGCAAAATGAGGAAGTGGCTGTGCGTGCTCGCCTGCAGACTGTTCCTGGCGTGGCGTCTCCTGCTCAGGTTGTCGGACGTAGCGGCTTGCAAATACTCGAAGCGCTCCTCTCCGGCGAGCTGCCGCCCCCTCCGATGGCAGCCACGCTTGACTTCACTCCCGTCAGTATCGAGCCTGGACATGCGGTATTCCTCGGACGGCCGGGCTCGAAATACTACAATCCGATGGGCACGGTGCACGGCGGCTGGTATGCGGCGATGCTCGACACAGTGATGGGATGTGCAGTGCATTCGACTCTGGATGCAGGCAAGGGTTACACGACCCTGGAGCTGAAGCTCAATCTTGTCCGAGCTCTCACCGAGGCGATACCTCTGGTACGCGCGGAAGGTTGGTTGGTTCACGGTGGACGCCAGGTGGCGACGGCAGAAGGTCGGATCCTTGGACCCGATGGCAAGCTATACGCTCATGCAAGCACAACGTGCCTCATCTTCGACCAAGGATCGTAG
- a CDS encoding TetR/AcrR family transcriptional regulator, whose protein sequence is MSEISSTTPQSRGPADHSVREQIVEAAEEHFRHYGYGKTTVSDLARAIGFSKAYIYKFFDSKQAIGEAICSRTLNTIIVLVEEAVADAPTPTKKIRSMFNSQVATATSLFFNDRKLYDIAAHSAGEGWPSARAYAHRIEQILMEIVREGRESGEFERKTPLDETVHSIFLVMLPYVNPLLLQHNLDLIEEAPVQLSNLVLRSLAP, encoded by the coding sequence ATGAGTGAAATCTCGTCTACCACCCCGCAGTCACGTGGCCCCGCCGACCACAGCGTTCGAGAACAGATCGTGGAGGCTGCCGAAGAGCACTTTCGTCACTATGGTTATGGCAAGACCACGGTCTCCGACCTGGCCAGGGCGATTGGTTTTTCCAAGGCTTACATCTACAAGTTCTTCGATTCCAAGCAGGCCATTGGTGAGGCCATCTGCTCCAGGACCTTGAATACGATCATCGTGTTGGTCGAGGAGGCTGTGGCTGACGCGCCCACGCCGACGAAGAAAATCCGTAGCATGTTCAATTCCCAAGTGGCTACTGCCACGAGCTTGTTCTTCAATGATCGTAAGTTGTACGACATCGCGGCGCACTCTGCCGGTGAAGGATGGCCATCAGCCCGGGCCTATGCGCATCGCATCGAGCAGATCCTGATGGAAATCGTCCGTGAGGGGCGCGAGAGTGGCGAGTTCGAACGCAAGACGCCATTGGACGAGACGGTGCATTCGATCTTTCTGGTCATGCTGCCTTATGTGAATCCTCTTCTGCTCCAGCATAATCTCGACCTCATTGAGGAAGCGCCGGTGCAGCTTTCGAACCTGGTACTACGCAGTCTGGCTCCTTAG
- a CDS encoding efflux RND transporter periplasmic adaptor subunit has translation MFKRRDISFLAAVGLLPIALVACSDATSSIDPRTQDPLVRVTTVTAQSHAERSFTGVVAARVQSDLGFRVPGKVTERLVDIGQTVERGQPLMRIDDTDLKLATRAQEQAVAAAAARAHQTAQDEARYRTLVSRGSVSASAYDSAKAAADSARAELNAAEAQADVARNEEDYAVLLADADGVVVETLAEPGQVVGAGQAVVRVAHAGQREAVIELPETLRPILGSLGQATLYGSGLTGPSSLRQLSDSADPLTRTFEARYVLEGPLADAPLGSTVTIQIPDSRSTSALQIPMGAILDRGKGPGVWLIEGSSPQVTWHAVQIAALGEESASVVGGLKAGDRVVALGAHLLHEGEQVRLPEDAAESDVAANGGVRP, from the coding sequence ATGTTCAAGCGTCGCGATATTTCATTCCTCGCAGCCGTCGGCCTGCTGCCGATTGCCTTGGTAGCGTGCAGCGATGCCACGTCTTCAATCGATCCGCGAACGCAGGATCCTCTCGTGCGAGTGACGACGGTGACGGCCCAGAGCCACGCGGAGCGCTCATTCACAGGGGTTGTTGCGGCGCGGGTGCAAAGCGACTTGGGCTTCCGGGTTCCCGGCAAGGTCACGGAACGGCTGGTCGATATCGGGCAGACCGTCGAACGTGGCCAGCCGCTCATGCGGATCGATGATACGGACCTGAAACTCGCCACGCGTGCCCAGGAGCAGGCCGTTGCTGCAGCGGCGGCGCGGGCGCACCAGACCGCGCAAGATGAAGCACGCTATCGAACACTCGTTTCCAGGGGCTCCGTTTCTGCATCAGCCTACGACTCCGCCAAGGCAGCTGCTGATTCGGCGCGGGCGGAGCTCAACGCGGCCGAGGCTCAAGCCGATGTAGCCCGTAACGAAGAAGACTATGCAGTCTTGCTAGCCGATGCAGATGGTGTCGTGGTGGAAACCCTGGCTGAGCCGGGGCAAGTCGTCGGTGCTGGACAGGCTGTCGTGCGTGTGGCGCACGCCGGACAACGAGAGGCGGTCATCGAGCTCCCCGAGACCCTGCGCCCCATTCTCGGTTCCCTGGGTCAGGCAACCTTGTACGGCAGCGGGCTGACCGGCCCCTCGAGTCTTCGCCAGCTGTCGGACTCTGCGGACCCTTTGACTCGAACTTTCGAGGCTCGGTACGTGCTGGAGGGGCCTCTAGCAGATGCACCACTAGGCTCGACTGTCACCATCCAGATTCCCGACAGCCGCTCTACATCAGCACTGCAGATACCGATGGGCGCGATTCTTGACCGAGGAAAGGGGCCTGGCGTATGGCTGATCGAGGGATCCTCTCCTCAGGTTACCTGGCATGCGGTGCAGATTGCCGCACTGGGTGAGGAATCAGCATCGGTCGTTGGCGGTCTCAAGGCCGGAGACCGTGTCGTGGCACTCGGTGCGCATCTACTGCACGAAGGTGAACAGGTACGACTTCCCGAGGATGCAGCAGAGTCCGATGTGGCAGCCAATGGTGGGGTGCGGCCATGA
- a CDS encoding efflux RND transporter permease subunit, which produces MSGFNLSAIAVRERAVTLFLLLVISVAGVMAFLELGRAEDPAFTVKQMTVVTAWPGATAHEMEDLVAERLEKRMQELRWYDRTETFTRPGLAITTVFLLDSTPPADVPEQFYQARKKLGDEAPDLPRGVIGPMVNDEYADVTFALYALKAKGEPLRMLVRDAEALRQQLLHVPGVKKVNIIGEQAERIFVEFSSDRLATLGVSPEDIFTALNSRNVMTPAGSVEAEGPQVFIRLDGAIDDLEDIRNTPITAQGRTLKLSDIAEVKRGYEDPATFQVRNNGEPALLLGVVMREGWNGLELGKALEAETAAINDEMPLGMSLTKVTDQSVNIRAAVNEFMVKFFVALGVVMLVSFLSMGWRVGIVVAAAVPLTLAVVFIVMAATGKDFDRITLGSLILALGLLVDDAIIAIEMMVVKMEEGYDRLRAAAYAWSHTAAPMLAGTLVTAIGFMPNGFAKSTAGEYTSNMFWIVGIALIASWVVAVVFTPYLGVKLLPQIKALEGGHAAIYDTPRYNRFRRFLTQVIRRKWWMAGGVVAAFVVAVLGMSVVKKQFFPTSDRPEVLVEVQMPYGTAIEQTSAATEKVEKWLANQPEAEVVTAYIGQGAPRFYLAMSPELPDPSFAKIVVLTDNSEAREVLKTRLRQAVADGLAPEARVRVTQLVFGPYSPFPVAFRVMGPEPDKLRDIAAQVRGVMQASPLMRTVNTDWGERIPTLHFTLDQDRLQSIGLTSSDVAQQLQFLLSGVPITDVREDIRSVQVMARSGDRRLDPGRIDDFTLVGTAGQRIPLSQIGSVEVRMEDPILRRRDRTPTITVRGDIADGLQPPDVSTVVWKELQPIVAELPEGYRIEMGGSIEESGKANRALLPLFPIMIALTLITIIFQVRSISAMVMVFATAPLGLIGVIPTLLLFQQPFGINALVGLIALSGILMRNTLILIGQIRSNEKEGLAPFDAVVEATVQRARPVILTALAAMLAFIPLTHSVFWGTLAYTLIGGTFGGTVMTLVFLPALYAIWFKIRPMSVP; this is translated from the coding sequence ATGAGCGGCTTCAATCTCTCGGCCATCGCTGTACGCGAGCGCGCTGTCACCTTGTTCCTGTTGCTGGTGATCTCGGTTGCCGGTGTGATGGCATTCCTTGAACTGGGCCGAGCGGAGGACCCGGCCTTCACGGTCAAGCAGATGACCGTTGTCACAGCCTGGCCGGGAGCAACCGCTCATGAGATGGAGGACCTCGTCGCCGAAAGATTGGAAAAGCGGATGCAGGAACTCCGCTGGTATGACCGGACAGAGACCTTCACACGACCGGGACTTGCCATCACGACGGTCTTCCTGCTCGACAGCACCCCTCCCGCTGATGTTCCCGAGCAGTTCTATCAAGCCCGTAAGAAACTCGGTGACGAAGCTCCAGATCTACCGCGTGGTGTCATTGGTCCGATGGTGAACGATGAGTACGCCGACGTGACCTTTGCTCTCTATGCTCTGAAGGCCAAGGGTGAACCTCTCCGCATGCTTGTCCGCGATGCGGAAGCTCTGCGCCAGCAACTACTTCATGTGCCAGGCGTAAAGAAGGTAAACATCATCGGCGAGCAGGCGGAACGCATCTTTGTCGAATTCTCTTCAGACCGACTCGCAACCCTTGGAGTGTCTCCGGAGGATATCTTCACCGCACTCAATAGCCGAAACGTCATGACCCCCGCAGGCTCGGTTGAAGCTGAGGGGCCGCAGGTCTTCATCCGGCTGGATGGTGCCATCGACGACCTGGAAGATATCCGCAACACCCCCATCACGGCACAGGGCCGCACACTGAAACTGTCTGATATCGCGGAGGTGAAACGCGGCTATGAAGACCCGGCCACCTTCCAGGTTCGCAATAACGGTGAGCCAGCGCTACTGCTTGGTGTCGTCATGCGTGAGGGATGGAATGGCCTCGAACTCGGCAAGGCTCTGGAAGCAGAAACGGCCGCAATCAACGACGAGATGCCGCTGGGTATGAGCCTGACCAAGGTCACGGACCAGTCTGTCAATATTCGTGCGGCAGTCAATGAGTTCATGGTCAAGTTCTTCGTCGCCCTCGGTGTGGTCATGCTGGTGAGTTTCCTGAGCATGGGATGGCGTGTCGGTATCGTCGTCGCAGCAGCGGTTCCCTTGACTCTGGCAGTGGTGTTCATCGTCATGGCGGCCACCGGCAAGGACTTCGATCGCATTACGCTCGGTTCCTTGATACTGGCGTTGGGGCTACTGGTCGACGATGCGATCATTGCCATCGAGATGATGGTTGTGAAGATGGAGGAAGGTTATGACCGCCTTCGCGCAGCGGCCTACGCATGGAGCCATACCGCCGCGCCCATGCTCGCCGGAACATTGGTGACAGCAATTGGTTTCATGCCCAATGGTTTTGCCAAATCGACCGCCGGTGAATACACCAGCAATATGTTCTGGATTGTGGGTATTGCGCTGATTGCGTCCTGGGTGGTGGCTGTTGTGTTCACGCCGTATCTGGGAGTGAAACTGCTGCCGCAGATCAAGGCGCTTGAGGGTGGACATGCAGCGATCTACGACACACCGCGCTATAACCGCTTTCGTCGATTTCTGACGCAGGTGATTCGTCGCAAGTGGTGGATGGCAGGCGGTGTGGTGGCTGCATTCGTGGTGGCGGTGCTGGGCATGAGCGTGGTGAAGAAGCAGTTCTTTCCGACGTCCGATCGCCCGGAGGTGCTGGTCGAGGTTCAGATGCCGTATGGCACCGCCATTGAACAGACCAGTGCGGCAACCGAAAAAGTCGAGAAATGGTTGGCCAACCAGCCGGAAGCCGAGGTCGTCACCGCCTACATCGGACAGGGAGCACCGCGTTTCTACCTTGCCATGTCGCCAGAGCTACCCGATCCATCCTTTGCCAAGATCGTTGTATTGACGGACAACTCAGAGGCTCGTGAGGTGCTCAAGACCAGATTGCGACAGGCAGTAGCCGATGGGTTGGCTCCTGAAGCTCGTGTGCGCGTTACCCAATTGGTGTTTGGCCCTTACTCGCCATTCCCGGTGGCCTTCCGTGTGATGGGGCCGGAGCCTGACAAGCTGCGTGACATTGCCGCGCAAGTGCGTGGGGTGATGCAAGCAAGCCCACTGATGAGGACAGTCAACACTGACTGGGGAGAACGAATCCCCACGCTTCACTTCACGCTGGATCAGGACCGGCTCCAGAGTATCGGTTTGACGTCCAGCGATGTGGCGCAACAACTACAGTTCCTGCTGAGTGGTGTCCCGATCACCGATGTACGCGAAGACATCCGTTCGGTGCAAGTCATGGCCCGTTCCGGAGACCGGCGTCTCGACCCGGGAAGAATTGATGATTTCACTCTGGTAGGCACGGCGGGCCAGCGGATACCACTATCCCAGATCGGCTCCGTGGAAGTGCGTATGGAGGACCCGATCCTGCGTCGCCGTGATCGAACACCGACGATCACCGTGCGAGGGGATATTGCCGACGGCCTGCAGCCCCCGGACGTGTCCACTGTTGTGTGGAAGGAGTTGCAGCCGATCGTTGCTGAACTGCCCGAAGGTTATCGAATCGAGATGGGAGGTTCCATTGAGGAATCCGGGAAGGCCAATCGTGCCCTGCTTCCGCTGTTCCCGATCATGATCGCGCTCACGTTGATTACCATCATCTTCCAGGTCCGTTCGATCTCGGCAATGGTGATGGTGTTCGCTACGGCACCCTTGGGCCTTATTGGTGTCATTCCAACCCTACTGTTGTTTCAGCAGCCATTCGGTATCAATGCGCTGGTCGGGCTGATCGCTCTTTCCGGCATCCTGATGCGTAACACCCTGATCCTTATTGGCCAGATCCGCAGCAACGAAAAGGAAGGACTGGCGCCATTCGATGCCGTGGTCGAGGCCACCGTACAGCGTGCACGCCCCGTTATCCTGACGGCACTCGCTGCCATGCTGGCCTTCATTCCACTAACTCATTCGGTCTTCTGGGGCACTCTGGCGTACACCCTGATCGGTGGAACCTTTGGCGGAACGGTCATGACGCTGGTGTTTCTTCCAGCGCTGTACGCCATCTGGTTCAAGATCAGGCCGATGTCAGTGCCGTAA
- the lpdA gene encoding dihydrolipoyl dehydrogenase, whose protein sequence is MSHRVEVQVPNIAKYNGSVDIECEMLVLGAGPGGYSAAFRSADLGMKTVIVERYATLGGVCLNVGCIPSKALLHVAEMIEKTQSSNDLGITFSEPQINIDKLQAHTEKVVSTLANGLASMAKGRKIKVVRGYGNFLDPHHLEVEVTDGKGQNRTGARKVIKFQKCIIAAGSAAVHLPFIPHDSRIVDSTGALELNFVPQKMLVIGGGIIGLEMATVYSSLGARVDIVEMADVLMPGPDRDAVRIWERQNLHRFGKIMLKTKAAEIEAKDDGLYVKFEGGNATAETMKYDMILQAAGRIPNGNKIAADKAGVIVDERGFIPVDSQMCTNMPHIFAVGDIVGQPMLAHKAMHEAHTAAEVAAGTRAFFDALVTPVVSYTHPEVAWVGYTEAQAKKEGRNVDVARFPWAASGRAIANGADYGFTKLIFDIKTRRVVGGTIVGPSAGDMIGEVCLAIEMGCDVVDIARTIHPHPTLGETIGLSAEVADGSCTDIPPQRKKPTH, encoded by the coding sequence ATGAGTCACCGGGTTGAAGTGCAAGTCCCAAACATCGCCAAATACAACGGCAGTGTCGATATTGAATGCGAGATGCTGGTCCTTGGTGCTGGCCCTGGCGGCTACTCTGCCGCCTTCCGCTCAGCTGACCTGGGCATGAAGACGGTCATCGTTGAGCGTTACGCCACGCTTGGCGGCGTCTGCCTGAACGTTGGCTGTATCCCATCGAAGGCGCTGTTGCACGTCGCTGAGATGATTGAGAAAACGCAGTCCTCCAACGACCTGGGAATAACCTTCTCGGAGCCTCAGATCAATATCGACAAGCTGCAAGCGCACACAGAGAAGGTCGTCAGCACGCTAGCCAATGGTCTCGCCAGTATGGCCAAGGGGCGCAAGATCAAGGTGGTCCGCGGCTACGGTAACTTTCTCGACCCACACCACCTTGAGGTCGAAGTCACCGACGGAAAAGGCCAGAACAGGACCGGGGCCAGGAAAGTCATCAAGTTTCAGAAGTGCATCATCGCCGCTGGCTCGGCAGCTGTGCATTTGCCCTTCATCCCTCACGACTCACGCATCGTCGACTCAACCGGCGCACTCGAACTGAACTTTGTTCCCCAGAAGATGCTGGTCATTGGAGGCGGCATCATCGGTCTGGAAATGGCCACCGTCTATTCATCGCTGGGTGCCAGGGTGGATATCGTTGAAATGGCAGATGTATTGATGCCGGGCCCCGACCGAGATGCCGTCAGAATCTGGGAAAGGCAGAACCTACACCGCTTCGGCAAGATCATGCTGAAAACGAAGGCGGCCGAAATCGAAGCAAAAGACGACGGTCTTTACGTAAAGTTTGAAGGTGGGAACGCCACCGCTGAAACCATGAAGTACGACATGATCCTCCAAGCCGCAGGCCGCATCCCGAACGGTAACAAGATAGCCGCCGATAAAGCGGGCGTCATTGTCGATGAGCGCGGCTTCATCCCGGTTGATTCCCAGATGTGCACCAACATGCCACACATCTTTGCAGTTGGTGACATCGTCGGCCAGCCAATGCTGGCCCACAAAGCCATGCATGAGGCACACACTGCCGCCGAGGTTGCTGCCGGTACCAGAGCCTTCTTCGATGCACTGGTTACCCCTGTCGTTTCCTACACCCACCCGGAAGTGGCGTGGGTTGGCTACACCGAAGCGCAGGCGAAGAAAGAAGGGCGCAACGTCGACGTTGCCAGGTTCCCATGGGCCGCCTCTGGTCGTGCAATTGCCAACGGCGCCGATTATGGCTTCACCAAACTGATATTCGATATAAAGACGCGTCGGGTAGTCGGTGGCACCATCGTCGGTCCATCGGCAGGTGACATGATCGGAGAGGTCTGCCTCGCCATCGAGATGGGCTGCGACGTTGTCGATATCGCCAGGACCATCCACCCACATCCGACGCTAGGTGAAACGATTGGTCTGTCCGCAGAAGTCGCGGATGGTTCTTGCACTGACATCCCTCCACAACGCAAGAAACCAACGCACTAG